Proteins co-encoded in one Brassica oleracea var. oleracea cultivar TO1000 chromosome C4, BOL, whole genome shotgun sequence genomic window:
- the LOC106336925 gene encoding E3 ubiquitin protein ligase DRIP2 isoform X2, translating to MEGEMVAKVKRETVVACMTCSLCDNLLRDATTISECLHTFCRKCIYEKITEDEIECCPVCDIDLGGAPLEKLRPDHILQDLKAKIFTPKRKRERAPEVVSSITLPARRKERSISSLVVSTPRVSAQTGTTGKRTKSLMRKDVRGSGSFTKRTVKKEEEFGDDHTESGSSPETLKDLTQSKRQSSYAEPSQSPSKRRNKDGAQPWDSKLNLWKPLNFLVDVANGTKSEHGNASHADVQGNKTKTKDYKRKCKLEDEIRNNGDPTTSETATVKRTRRTRRKRSSTYGDSRIPPLPDSESLKHERRKGPVWFSLVASNNQEGETSLPQIPANYLRIRDGNIPVSFIQKYLMRKLDLKSETEVEIRCMGEAVIPTLELHSLVELWLETTSKHERVAATIGSSAKEFVMVLAYARKVPECTN from the exons ATGGAGGGAGAAATGGTGGCTAAGGTGAAGAGGGAGACGGTGGTGGCATGCATGACTTGTTCTCTCTGCGACAACCTCCTCCGTGACGCCACCACTATCTCCGAGTGCCTTCACACCT TTTGTAGAAAATGCATCTATGAGAAAATCACAGAGGATGAGATAGAGTGCTGTCCAGTATGTGATATTGACCTCGGGGGTGCCCCACTGGAGAAACTAAG GCCCGACCACATTTTGCAAGACTTGAAGGCTAAAATATTTACTCCAAAACGAAAAAGAGAGAGGGCGCCTGAAGTTGTGTCCTCGATCACATTACCTGCAAGGAGGAAAGAGAGGTCTATCTCGTCTTTGGTGGTAAGCACACCAAGGGTTTCAGCACAAACTGGTACAACAGGAAAGAGAACAAAATCTCTCATGAGGAAAGATGTGCGTGGTAGTGGTTCATTCACTAAGAGAACTGTGAAGAAGGAAGAAGAATTTGGAGATGATCACACAGAGAGCGGAAGCTCGCCTGAAACGCTTAAAGATTTAACTCAGAGTAAAAGGCAG TCTTCATATGCAGAGCCTAGCCAGTCCCCCTCAAAACGAAGAAACAAGGATGGTGCTCAACCTTGGGATTCCAAATTAAACCTTTGGAAACCTTTAAATTTTCTTGTGGATGTGGCAAACGGAACAAAGTCTGAGCATGGAAATGCATCTCACGCTGATGTTCAGGGGAATAAAACCAAAACAAAGGATTATAAACGAAAATGTAAACTTGAGGATGAGATCAGAAATAATGGTGATCCAACAACATCAGAAACTGCTACGGTTAAAAGAACGCGTAGGACTCGACGTAAAAGGTCGTCCACTTATGGTGATTCAAGAATCCCACCACTACCGGATTCAGAAAGCCTGAAACACGAGAGGAGAAAGGGCCCTGTTTGGTTCTCACTTGTAGCTTCAAATAATCA GGAAGGAGAAACATCCTTGCCTCAGATTCCAGCAAACTACTTGAGAATAAG GGATGGGAATATTCCAGTTTCGTTTATCCAAAAGTACCTTATGAGGAAGCTTGATCTCAAGAGTGAAACTGAG GTAGAGATAAGGTGTATGGGAGAAGCTGTGATCCCAACGTTGGAGCTTCACAGCTTAGTGGAGCTATGGTTGGAAACAACTTCTAAGCATGAAAGAGTGGCTGCAACTATAGGTTCCTCTGCAAAAGAATTTGTAATGGTGCTAGCTTATGCTCGGAAGGTCCCTGAATGCACCAACTAA
- the LOC106336925 gene encoding E3 ubiquitin protein ligase DRIP2 isoform X1 encodes MEGEMVAKVKRETVVACMTCSLCDNLLRDATTISECLHTFCRKCIYEKITEDEIECCPVCDIDLGGAPLEKLRPDHILQDLKAKIFTPKRKRERAPEVVSSITLPARRKERSISSLVVSTPRVSAQTGTTGKRTKSLMRKDVRGSGSFTKRTVKKEEEFGDDHTESGSSPETLKDLTQSKRQVKKSSYAEPSQSPSKRRNKDGAQPWDSKLNLWKPLNFLVDVANGTKSEHGNASHADVQGNKTKTKDYKRKCKLEDEIRNNGDPTTSETATVKRTRRTRRKRSSTYGDSRIPPLPDSESLKHERRKGPVWFSLVASNNQEGETSLPQIPANYLRIRDGNIPVSFIQKYLMRKLDLKSETEVEIRCMGEAVIPTLELHSLVELWLETTSKHERVAATIGSSAKEFVMVLAYARKVPECTN; translated from the exons ATGGAGGGAGAAATGGTGGCTAAGGTGAAGAGGGAGACGGTGGTGGCATGCATGACTTGTTCTCTCTGCGACAACCTCCTCCGTGACGCCACCACTATCTCCGAGTGCCTTCACACCT TTTGTAGAAAATGCATCTATGAGAAAATCACAGAGGATGAGATAGAGTGCTGTCCAGTATGTGATATTGACCTCGGGGGTGCCCCACTGGAGAAACTAAG GCCCGACCACATTTTGCAAGACTTGAAGGCTAAAATATTTACTCCAAAACGAAAAAGAGAGAGGGCGCCTGAAGTTGTGTCCTCGATCACATTACCTGCAAGGAGGAAAGAGAGGTCTATCTCGTCTTTGGTGGTAAGCACACCAAGGGTTTCAGCACAAACTGGTACAACAGGAAAGAGAACAAAATCTCTCATGAGGAAAGATGTGCGTGGTAGTGGTTCATTCACTAAGAGAACTGTGAAGAAGGAAGAAGAATTTGGAGATGATCACACAGAGAGCGGAAGCTCGCCTGAAACGCTTAAAGATTTAACTCAGAGTAAAAGGCAGGTAAAGAAG TCTTCATATGCAGAGCCTAGCCAGTCCCCCTCAAAACGAAGAAACAAGGATGGTGCTCAACCTTGGGATTCCAAATTAAACCTTTGGAAACCTTTAAATTTTCTTGTGGATGTGGCAAACGGAACAAAGTCTGAGCATGGAAATGCATCTCACGCTGATGTTCAGGGGAATAAAACCAAAACAAAGGATTATAAACGAAAATGTAAACTTGAGGATGAGATCAGAAATAATGGTGATCCAACAACATCAGAAACTGCTACGGTTAAAAGAACGCGTAGGACTCGACGTAAAAGGTCGTCCACTTATGGTGATTCAAGAATCCCACCACTACCGGATTCAGAAAGCCTGAAACACGAGAGGAGAAAGGGCCCTGTTTGGTTCTCACTTGTAGCTTCAAATAATCA GGAAGGAGAAACATCCTTGCCTCAGATTCCAGCAAACTACTTGAGAATAAG GGATGGGAATATTCCAGTTTCGTTTATCCAAAAGTACCTTATGAGGAAGCTTGATCTCAAGAGTGAAACTGAG GTAGAGATAAGGTGTATGGGAGAAGCTGTGATCCCAACGTTGGAGCTTCACAGCTTAGTGGAGCTATGGTTGGAAACAACTTCTAAGCATGAAAGAGTGGCTGCAACTATAGGTTCCTCTGCAAAAGAATTTGTAATGGTGCTAGCTTATGCTCGGAAGGTCCCTGAATGCACCAACTAA